From the genome of Carassius carassius chromosome 49, fCarCar2.1, whole genome shotgun sequence:
TTTACCACATGTGGCACAACACTCATCCAGCTCACGCTTCTTATTAGCGATTACCATGGCAATGCTTTACAGGAGACTGCAAGGTGGACCCCCACCGGGCACATGGGCATCTTGCGAGAACAAAGGAGTTAGTGGAACCTGGGAGCCTGAGATGAGTGTGTTGGGAGCCACAGCTCTGAGACACATGATGCAGCTTAGGTGTAACGCTCAAGCAGTCACTGCTGTTATTGTCAAAGGTTCGACAGAACTCATGCTTAAACACAAActgcaatttaatacatttgattACTGAATATTCATTATTGTTGATCTTTTTTTCTCAACTCTTACAGAAGAAAGTGGGATGGCTGTTCAGTCCAGTAGTGAAATTCGCATTGCCACAGCAATTTTTCCTGTTCTCAGTCTGCTTAACCACTCCTGCAGTCCAAACACAAACATCTCTTTCACCACAGGCTTTCAGACTGACCCACTCAATCAGTTCGTTTGTTCTGAAGATTACGATGACCATCCCAAGACCTCTCGCAGTGGTGTGACAGTCACTATACGTGCTTCAAAAGATCTTACTCCAGGACAGGAGATTCTGCACTGTTATGGTATTATGTAATCTTGGgatttaaatttttggggaattttggcgGATTCATCCGGAAACGGCTGTCATAAATGTCATTTTTCTCAGGTCCTCACTGTAGCAGAATGGAGGTGAAGGAACGTCAGCGTCTCCTGCTGGAGCAGTACTATTTCCACTGTAATTGTCAAGCCTGTCAAAGAGACCTATTAGAAGGAAGCCAGAAAGCAACAGAAAACGCAGCCCCAGGGCTGAAGTGTGTAAAATGCGGAAAACCTCTTCAGGTAAACTTTTGCAGAAAAGCACAACTGATCATTTAGGTGGTTCATTGTGTGGTATCTTAATGTATGCTGTACATTTCAGTCCCATATGGATGGGTACAAGTGCTCTTGGCCGTCCTGTGGTCATCAGATCACTAGTGCTGATGTGCAGAACACACTAAAGGGTTTACAGTGTCTATTGGATAAGGCATTTCATCTCATGGAGCAACACAGATTAGGTACAGCCTCAATATGAATCACAATCTATTTTGTGTATTTGCAAAATATCCATAAGTATACATAATGTTTACATGTTTTGCAGACGAGGCCCTAAAAATCGTAAAATCAGCTTCTTCTCAGGCAAACATAATCCTAACAGAGATTCACCCTCTCCAAGGAGAGCTAGCAGATGTAACAGCTCGTGTGTACGCCACCACCGGTGAGAAAAAGAGTCTGATGTAAATTGTACCTTTATGGCAATGTAAGATATGTAAATGTTGTACAGCAGTGTTACATGGCCTTTTGAATAATGAAATAAGTAACATCTCAGTTCATACAAGGAAAATGTATAgtatgcttattattattatttttgtaacagGTGAATGGAGTCTGGCTTCATCTAATCTTAAGCGTAGCATTGTTGCCATTCAGGTCCAGTTCGGAGAGGACAGCATTGAGCTGGGAAGACAGCTTTTTAAACTAGCACAGCTACATTTCAACGGGTAAGATCTCAATGTGTCAGATTCTCTGATGAGACTTCTTATACTTGATATGATTAAAAGCAGTCTCCTCACCTTAGCATCACTTTTTCCTTTGACAGCGGAGACTGTGGTGCGGCTCTCTCTGTGATTCCCAGGGCCCATAAGCTCCTCTCTCTCCACTGTGGCCCTCACTGTGAAGAACTACAGGAACTGTGTGAAATGGAACGGTGTCTGCAAGGACTTCTGTGAAATGAAATAACATCTAAAACCGaattatattttcagcaaatgtgaTACTCTCAAAGCCTACTTTTCAGATTTCAGTATTAAAAGTTATGAATCAACAATTTGATGTGCTAGTTTATTGGAGTTCTTGGTGACCCAGCTATTATTGCTTActtctttgcacaaaaaaaagaaaagaaaaaaacaaatttctggatgtaaaaaaattataataaatataatttaaacctGATTTCACCTCTAGATGGCGGTCTTTAACAATATCCATGTGTATAAGTGCATGGCACAACTACGTGTTAAAAAAGACCTAATGCATCACTTTTAGACTATGATTGTACTCCATATTCCAATTTAGCCTGTTATTTGACATCATTAAAAGCTACTTGTAATTCATACTGTACCATCACGTCATAATATCCCTCAAGAAACACTTAAGAAAAAGTAGAATCCTGCGCTCTTACATATTTAATGTGCTTCAGTACATAAACAAAGGGAGGAGAACCTCTTAAAACATTTAGTTCATCATATTGCTGTCGGCTTATACATCAGGAACCCTTGAAGTCAGATGTGCTAGAAGAAAATGTATCACCAAACTCCcatttaatattacaaaatgATCATACATTTAAGAACAATGGTTGTGAATTACAGTAGTTATTAGGCTTTAACAGATTAATCTTGCCCACATTCACTCATATCTGTACATTGGTTCAATAATACATTTAAGGCCATTGATGCCACTGACATTTTATGTTGCTAATGGACTCTCACACAATTATAGTGTAGCCCATGGGACGATCTTTGTGCCCGCAAGAAAGTAAACCAGCCTCTTCAAAAAGAATAACAACTGGTAAATGGGAACACAAGCCAGTGGATTTAGCAGTTTCATCAGTCTTGCGAGCATCGGCCTGTTTGAGGTTTTTGGATATGCTGTTTATTCCAGTGGTTGGTTTGAGCCTCTGGTCAAGGTTCTTGCGTCGGTAAATCTGCAGGGGATAATGTGATTATATATCTCAGGAGAGCGGGcactatgtgtgtgtttgtgcgaccTCATGTTGACATTCGGGGCCGTTCAGACTCACAACAGGCAGATAATCATCATGGCTGGATATGTGACCTCCATgtaagaaataacattttatgcTTAAGGGCatgttcattatatttttatggaaTGAGATTAACATGTAATACTTGGGAGATTAATCATAAGATTAAAGGGTTTATCTGAAGTGGCTtatcaatacataaaataaaaatcaaatactgctgtgattatatatatatatatatatatatatatatatattaatgtattgtataatgtataaatgttttaataatttttttttttcagatttattaatttaatattgaaaaatgcagtttataCAGACAGTTACTTGAATATACttctataattaattaattcaaaccagatataatttttcataattGCTGACGAATAAGCAGACAGACaagaatctgattacataactaaATTTTGggtcataattattaatgaattaCTATTCatttaatacaacccgaattccggaaaagttgggacgttttttaaattttaataaaatgaaaactaaaggaatttcaaatcacatgagccaatattttattcacaatagaacatagataatgtagcaaatgtttaaactgagaaattttacacttttatccacttaattagctcatttaaaattacatgcctgctacaggtctcaaaaaagttggcacgggggcaacaaatggctaaaaaagcaagcagttttgaaaagattcagctggaagaacatctagtgattaattaagttaattgatatcaggtctgtaacatgattagctataaaagctttgtcttagagaagcagagtctctcagaagtaaagatgggcagaggctctccaatctgtgaaagactgtgtaaaaaaattgtggaaaactttaaaaacaatgttcctcaacgtcaaattgcaaaggctttgcaaatctcatcatctacagtgcataacatcatcaaaagattcagagaaactggagaaatctctgtgcgtaagggacaaggccggagacctttattggatgcccgtggtcttcgggttctcagacgacactgcatcactcatcggcatgattgtgtcaatgacattactaaatgggcccaggaatactttcagaaaccactgtcggtaaacacaatccgccgtgccatcagcagatgccaactaaagctctatcatgcaaaaaggaagccatatgtgaacatggtccagaagcgccgtcgtgtcctgtgggccaaggctcatttaaaatggactatttcaaagtgcaatagtgttttatggtcagacgagtccaaatttgacattcttgttggaaatcacgggcgccgtgtcctccaggctaaagaggagggagaccttccagcatgttatcagcgttcagttcaaaagcctgcatctctgatggtatgggggtgcataagtgcatacggtatgggcagcttgcatgttttggaaggctctgtgaatgctgaaaggtatataaaggttttagagcaacatatgcttccctccaaacaacgtctatttcagggaaggccttgtttatttcagcaggacaatgcaaaaccacatactgcagctataacaacagcatggcttcgtcgtagaagagtctgggtgctaacctggcctgcctgcagtccagatctttcacctatagagaacatttggcgcatcattaaacgaaaaatacgtcaaagacgaccacgaactcttcagcagctggaaatctatataaggcaagaatgggaccaaattccaacagcaaaactccagcaactcatagcctcaatgcccagacgtcttcaaactgttttgaaaagaaaaggagatgctacaccatggtaaacatttaaaatcacaacTTGTGCAGACAATGacataaatacactttttatgataaattgatttgattgattgattgattgatttattgattgattgattaatccattgattggttgattgattgattcattcatcCTTTCAttcgtttttatatttttgtgagacttaaaataaaaaatgtcaaggTGATAACAGTCCTGAGACTTCATTAAAGGAGtccaaaaaatctttaaaaaatagttataaaaaatggttttaagtggAATTAACATCTGAAAAAGCAATGTgtcagtgtgacgagtggggcggggccgagagctgtgagaacggagtgattgggaaatgagcgacacctgctccactcgccggtctcgcgtcccacggaggagatcggaaggatacaaaagaggagcgacgacagtgaaggacgagagaggaccaggcctgggatttgttttgtgtttggtttttatttgtgttttgtgtttgttattaaactttcatttgaaagtccgccggttcccgcatccttcttcccgtgatgatgaagtttttatattgttacagtcAGTTTTAGTACAGGTCTTAAAAATATTGATACATTATACAATCagtattgacttttttttttttttggtacaggAATGTAGGTCTATGATTGAGCACTGTCCTATGCTTATATCATCAACTCAAGCATTAGTTCAGCATCCTGGAAAGACGATGCTTGTTGTGTTCCCATTCTGTAAAGAAACACTCATTTGTCATATGACATCTTTGTCTAAATCTATACATAGCATGTGATATTACAGGGTACGTACAGTTGGCCCAGAGTATCTacttaagactttttaagacctgcgcaaataaaattaataccatatAATTGGGGTAAGGCAATGTCTATGTCAACATATTATGCAGTAAAACGACTGCAAAAAGCATGATTTAAAGTTCAGATACAGGTTTTCACGAAACAAAAGTTATATatatgacttatatatatatatgatcatatatatatatatatatatatgatatcctaaatatagtttaaatataattaaaaacttaATCATCTATTTATGAAACATTTTAAGAGTGCTTAAGTGTTCAAATACTTTTCGGGGCCATAAATGCTTCTTAGCTTCCGTTGATAATGAAAAGGCATCTATCACGTCTCTTATAGATCATTGGCACATCCTGCTGTGTGTCTGGGCCTGTGTTCGTGCCACCACGTAATTCCATCAGGTAACCAGACCTGATTATGTGAACTGTCTGCATGCAGGTTTTATGATATACAGACTCATGAAAGAGTCGATCTCATTGGCTGATTTGTCAGatttgtgtgtgtaagagtgtgtgttttGCTGATGTCAGTGTCTCAAACTGTCAATGGAGCTGCTGGGGAGATGAGCGGTTCCACCAAGCACAACGCTtggctgtcaatcaaacacaGCAATTTATAAGCAAAGGTCATG
Proteins encoded in this window:
- the LOC132132544 gene encoding SET and MYND domain-containing protein 4-like isoform X1 is translated as MDLPCPEWVLHVEQKWTELKTEGTERFCRLTDIDAIFNYGLSLIRPEDLNAFSRLSEKYSVQKSPEMASEFRQQGNLSFKVKDYTAAALYYSKGVCHADKNTEEISLCYANRSAALFYHGLYRECLEDIRRALEAGYPSHLQDKLRARQTACLSQLKKPEKSNQTTTNNQTPPCQKIRNTRSCISPGVSVYFSPEKGRHILATENKTAGEVILEDEAFCCVLIPGKTFNTENRHCHHCLSQSLSFVPCPNCSYVRYCGESCQKDAWQCWHRWECHIGADLLAIGVLGHLALRVALKAGQNEVKRVNKSTSEEDHVRCSSYKSDLPVKLRLGDPCGEISDCYHGDTYMGIYSLLPHVAQHSSSSRFLLAITMAMLYRRLQGGPPPGTWASCENKGVSGTWEPEMSVLGATALRHMMQLRCNAQAVTAVIVKEESGMAVQSSSEIRIATAIFPVLSLLNHSCSPNTNISFTTGFQTDPLNQFVCSEDYDDHPKTSRSGVTVTIRASKDLTPGQEILHCYGPHCSRMEVKERQRLLLEQYYFHCNCQACQRDLLEGSQKATENAAPGLKCVKCGKPLQSHMDGYKCSWPSCGHQITSADVQNTLKGLQCLLDKAFHLMEQHRLDEALKIVKSASSQANIILTEIHPLQGELADVTARVYATTGEWSLASSNLKRSIVAIQVQFGEDSIELGRQLFKLAQLHFNGITFSFDSGDCGAALSVIPRAHKLLSLHCGPHCEELQELCEMERCLQGLL
- the LOC132132544 gene encoding SET and MYND domain-containing protein 4-like isoform X2, with the translated sequence MDLPCPEWVLHVEQKWTELKTEGTERFCRLTDIDAIFNYGLSLIRPEDLNAFSRLSEKYSVQKSPEMASEFRQQGNLSFKVKDYTAAALYYSKGVCHADKNTEEISLCYANRSAALFYHGLYRECLEDIRRALEAGYPSHLQDKLRARQTACLSQLKKPEKSNQTTTNNQTPPCQKIRNTRSCISPGVSVYFSPEKGRHILATENKTAGEVILEDEAFCCVLIPGKTFNTENRHCHHCLSQSLSFVPCPNCSYVRYCGESCQKDAWQCWHRWECHIGADLLAIGVLGHLALRVALKAGQNEVKRVNKSTSEEDHVRCSSYKSDLPVKLRLGDPCGEISDCYHGDTYMGIYSLLPHVAQHSSSSRFLLAITMAMLYRRLQGGPPPGTWASCENKGVSGTWEPEMSVLGATALRHMMQLRCNAQAVTAVIVKEESGMAVQSSSEIRIATAIFPVLSLLNHSCSPNTNISFTTGFQTDPLNQFVCSEDYDDHPKTSRSGVTVTIRASKDLTPGQEILHCYGPHCSRMEVKERQRLLLEQYYFHCNCQACQRDLLEGSQKATENAAPGLKCVKCGKPLQSHMDGYKCSWPSCGHQITSADVQNTLKGLQCLLDKAFHLMEQHRLDEALKIVKSASSQANIILTEIHPLQGELADVTARVYATTGEWSLASSNLKRSIVAIQVQFGEDSIELGRQLFKLAQLHFNGGDCGAALSVIPRAHKLLSLHCGPHCEELQELCEMERCLQGLL